The genomic window TCACCCCAGCACGACCGGGGGCATGACCACCTCAGTAGTGCGCCACTGGGACGGATCAGGACGGGGGCAGGTACCGCACGAGGTCGGACCGGGAGGCGATCCCCAGCTTCGCGAAGACCTGGTAGAGGTGCGACTCGACCGTGCGCACCGAGACCACGAGTTGCTGCGCGATGGCGGCATTGCTCAGGCCGGTCGCAGCCAGGCGCGCCACCTCCTGCTCGCGTCGGCTCAGCTCGATGATCGGCTCCTGCGGGGCCAGCGTCTGGCCGACCCCACCGTCGATCTGCCGGGCCAGCACCTGGGCGCGGCCGGCCATCCGTCGTGCCCCGTCACCCGACCCGACGGCACGGTGGGCGCGTGCTGCCTGGGTGGCGGCCTCGACCGCCAGCGGAACCAGCCCACGCTCGGCAAAGCGCTCGGCCACCTGCTCCAGCCCCTGTCGGTCACCGGTGCGCATCGCGTCCGCGTGGTCGGCGAGCAGGGACGGGTACTCGCACTCGGCGCGATCGGCGATCCGACGAAGGGAGGTGGTCACCTCCCCGCCGCGCTCACCCAAGCGGCAGGCCAGGTGGAGCAACCCGGCCCGGCTCAGCTCCAGCTGGGGATACTGCTGCGCCCCGGCGAGTGCGATCGCGGCAGCGGCCGTGCGGTCACCCTCGGCGACCTTCAGCCACACGTCCGCCATGACGGCGTCGCCCGCCTGCCCGGCCGGCCCCGACCCCCGCCGCGCCACCCGGGCCTCGTCCCGCCGCCGTCGCGCCCGCTCGGGCTGGTGGCTGAGCGCTGCCGTCTGACTGAGCAGGGTCAGCGCCCAGGACAGCGACTCCCCCAGGTCGACCGTGCGGAAGTCCTCGACGGCGTCCAGGAGCACGGCCCGGGCCTGCGCGAGCCGGCCGACGTGCAGGAGGCAGCGGCCCAGCGCCAGGCACGCCAGTCCGCGGTTGACCACGTCGGGGCTGTCGGACATCGCCGCGTGGACCGCGGTGACCCCCGGGAGCACGTCCGTCATGCGGCCGTCCAGCATGCCGCTGAAAGCCGCCTGGAGGTCTGCCTCGGCCCCGGCCCCCGAGGCCCGGGCAGTGGCGCCGACGGGGAACTGACGAAGCCGGTCCCACACCTGCGCTCCTCGCTGGTGCAGCCCGAGCTGGCCCAGCGCCTGCCCGGCGATCTCCAGCACCATCAGCCGATGCAGCGCGGGGAGGTCCGAACGCTCCAGCAGCGGCTCGACGATGGCCAGCGCCTCGCGCGGGCGTCCTCGGCCGATGGCGACGCTGGCCCGGTAGGGCGCCAGCCGCTCGGCGCGACTCGTCGTGCGGTCACCACCCATCGTGGGGCCGACCGTGGCGCCGATGCGGTCCAGCAGGGCCTCGACGTCCTCGACGTGACCGAGGCCGAAGTACTTCGCCCGGAACCGCACCTCGATGTAGTCGTCGACCAGTTGTGGGTCGCGGCTGGCGAGCACGGCGTCCTCGACCTGCGTCAGCAGGGGAAGGGCCTCCTCGGCCCGGTTGCGGCCCACCAGTGCCCGCCCGAGCTCGATGACGGCCGGGGCGCGCCCGGCGGGGTCCGCGTCCCCGGCCTCGAGTGCGGCCCGCGCCAGCCGTGCCGCCAGTGGGTGCGCGAAGACCTGGTTGGCCCGGCTCGCCGCGTCCAGCAACGTCTCCCGGCTCTGCTCGCGACCGGCCTCCAGGCGCCAGGTCACCACCCGCACCAGCGAGGCCTCCGCATCCCGGGAGTCGGCCGCGTCGAAGGCCTCCGCCAGGTCGCCCACGAGCCGACGTCGTCCGATCGTGCCGATCCGGGCCACCAACACCTCGCCGTAGAGCGGGTGGCCCAGGCGCAGGACCCCACGACCATCCGAGTCGTCCACGCTCACCAGGCCGATCTCCTCCAGCGAGGAGAGCACCTCCGTGGCGGCGATGACCTCCGCCACGGTCAGCGGCAGGGGCTCCCCGACGGCGACCGCCGCCAGGGCGTGCCGCTGGACCGGGTCCAGGGTCTCGAGCCGGGCCCACACCGCGTCCACCAGGCGGGGCGCGAGCACGACCTCCTCGTCCCACATCCACGCCCCGTCCCGGGTCTGCAGGGAGCCTCGCTCGGCCGCGGCCATGACCAGCTCGCGGGCGTAGAGCACGTTGCCGCCGCTGACCTTGGTCAGACGTGCGACCGTGCGGGCGCTGACCGGAGCACCCAGCGACCGGCGGATCAGGTCACCCATCTCCGTCGTCGACAGGGGCTGCAGGTCCACCCGCAGCGCCAGGTCCTCCTTCCACAACGCGGTGACCGGGTCCGGGACGCTCTCCCCGCGCCGCACCGTGACCACCGGCGTCGCAACACCGTCCAGGCTCAGCTGCAGCAGCAGGGCGGCGGTGGCCTGGTCCAGGTGGTGCGCGTCGTCGACGAGCACCACCGTCTTGCGTCCCGCGGCCCGCATCTGCGCTGAGAACGAGCTGTGCCATCCGTTGGTGTCCGGCTGGTCGGCCACCCCCTCGGGCAGCAGGTGCAGGACCGCGCCGTAGGGCGTGCGCGAGGCCGCACGGGTGGCGATGACCGAGGACGTCGGCAATCCCTGGGCCTGCGCCCACCAGCGCACCTCGCGCAGCAGGCGGGTCTTCCCGACGCCGGCGGGCGCCACCACGACCGCCCCCCGGGGCCCGGCCGGTTCGTGCGGGGTCTCCTCCAACAGCGCTGTGATCAGGTCCAACTCGGCGTCACGGCTGGTGAAGGGCCACTCGCCTCGCAGGGCACGCGCAAGTTGTGACCCTGCCTCATGCTGCGTCATAGCACCACTTCCCGGACCATTTGCCACCACCCAGCCTAGTGCTGCTCGGCATCTGGTCGTACGGTCAGGACATGCCCCTTGCCCCGCTGCCCGACGAGGACGTCGAGTTCGCCCTGACCGGACGTCGGTGGTGCACACCGGTCGTCGCGGGGCTGACCCTGCAGCCGCTCGAGGCTCGCATCAACTTCGTGCCCGGGCAGTACGTGCTGCTGCAGGACCAGGAGCGTCGGGTCCCGGTGCGTTCCTACTCCGTCGCGAATGCCCCGCGCGAGGACGCCACCCTGGATGTCCTGGTCACCGCCGTCCCGGACGGACCGACGAGCACGTGGCTGGCGCGCGACGCCGCGGTCGGCGACCGGCTGCTCGTCTCCGGCCCGTACGGCACCTTCGTCGCTGACCCCGACCACGCCGGGCCCACGTTGTACCTCGCCGGCGGCTCCGGCCTCGCGCCGGCGCTGTCCCTGGTCGAGGCGGCCGTCGCGCGCGGCGCGACCCAGGACCCCGATCCGGCGCGACGACACACACTGCTCTTCTGCGGACGCACGCATCAGGACGTCATCCACCACGAGCGGCTGACCCGGCTGGCGGCCGAGCAGCCCGGCCTGGACTACGTGCGCACCCTCACCCGTGTCGCCGACGGCGGTGCGCCGGCCCCGCTGGGCCGGGTGCCGGCGGTCCTCCCCTCGCTCGTCGAGGACCTGAGCGAGCACGCCGTGTACGTCTCCGGCGCACCGGGTTTCGTCGATGCCTGCACCCGAGCCGCCCAGGATCTCGGGGCACGGCCGGGACGGTTGCACACCGAGGAGTTCTACGCCGAGCCGATCCCGTGGCACGGCGACTGACACGAAGGGGGAACGATGAGCGGCGACGCATCGCGCATCTACACCAAGACCGGCGACGACGGCACGACCGGACGGCTCTTCGGCGGCCGGGTCGGCAAGGACGACCCACTGGTCCAGGCCTGCGGTGACATCGACGAGGCCGTCGGCGCCCTCGGCATCGCCCGCGCCGAGCTCGAGCCGGGGACGGACCTGGCGGAGCTGACCCTGGCGAACCAGCGGCGGCTCTTCGTCGTCGCCGCCGACCTCATGGCCAACCCGCACGCCCGCGACCGGCTCGAGCCGGGCACCTCCCTCGTCGACGCCGACCTCGTCGGGGCCGTCGAGGCGGACATCGACACCCTCGTCGAGCAGCACCCGCTCAAGCCCGTCTTCATCGTGCCGGGGGCGACGCGCGCCTCGGCCGCCTTCGACCTCGCCCGCGGCGTCGTGCGCCGCGCCGAGCGCCACGCCGTGGCCGCCGCCCGCGCCGGCCAGGCGGTGTCCGACCCGGTGCTGCTGACGCTGAACCGGATGAGCGACCTGGTCTACGTGCTCGCCCGGGCCAGTGCCGGCGACGCGGAGGCACCCAGCCACGAGTAGGTGGCTTCGAGACGGTCGCGGAGCGACCTCCTCAGCCACCGGTTGGTTGAGGTGCGAGCGTGCCAGCCTCGAAACCACCGGTTGGTTGAGGTGCGAGCGTGCCAGCCTCGAAACCAAGCCGACGTGGGCCACGATGGGTGCATGAGCCTCACCGATGCTGCCTACCAGTGCGAGCCCGGCGGTCCCCTCGACGTCGACCGTGACCTCTACGGCCGGATCGGGGCGATGACCCATGGGCGTGAGCTCGTCGACTCCTTCGTCGTCCCGATCCGCAGCGGCCGGGCGTGGGAGGTGCCGGCCGGCCACGTCTGCCGGATCGTCACCATCGAGGGTCCGCAGGTGGCCGACCTGAACCTGTGGAACCGCCATGACCCCCGCGAGCGACTGTGGGCCTCGCGCACCCGGCAGCTGCAGTCGGCGCACGTGTCGACCTTCGACCGACTCTGGTCGACGCTGCCCTTCCTGCGTCCGCTCGTGACGATCACCGGGGACTCCCTGCAGGACTACGGCGTCGACGACGAAGGGGGGCGCGTCCACGACCTGCTGGGCACCCGGTGCGATCCGTACGTCAACCAGATGCTGAATGACGTGCCCTTCGACTACCACTGCCACTCCAACCTCACCCGGGCCGTGCGGCCCTGGCACCTGACCGAGTTCGACGTGCACGACGTGCTCAACGTCTTCCAGTGCACGGGGCTGAACGAGCGCGACGAGTACTTCATGAAGACCTGCCCGGCGAGCAAGGGCGACTACTTCGAGTTCTTCGCCGAGATCGACGTCCTGGCCGCGCTGTCCACGTGCCCCGGCGGTGACCTGTCCGTGCCGATGTTCGGTCCGCACGCCGGTGACGCCGAGTCGGTCTGCCGGCCGCTGGGCATCGAGGTCTACTCGGTCCCGGACGAGGCGCTGGCCGGCTGGCAGCCGCCGCAGCGGGCGGCCTACGCCCAGGACCACGGCATGGCTGCGCAGCCCTGGCGCTGAGCCGCCACGCCCCCTCTACCGCGCGGTGTCCGCGGGGAGTGACACCGTGCGGGATACTCCCCACGTGAGCACCACCGAGCGGATCCACCAGCGTCTGATCCGGCGCGACGCCGAGGCCGAGCAGGCCCTGCCGGAGGCCGTGCGCCGCAATGTCCCCCGCAACAGTCTGCGGCTGGTCCTGGCCAATGCGCTGCAGTCCTCGGGCGACCAGACGATCAACGCCTCGACCGTCCTGCCCTGGCTCTTCCACGTCCTGGGCGTGCCCCCGGCCCTCACGGGCGTGCTCGTGCCCATCCGCGAGTCCGGATCGATGCTCCCCCAGGCGCTGCTGACCCCGCTGATCCTGCGGGTGCGCCGCCGCAAGCACGTCTTCGTCGCGGGCGCGCTCGTGCAGTCCGCGTCGGTTGCGGTCATCGCAGGGACCGCGGCGCTCGGCCACGGGCTCAGCGCCGGCGTGGTCATCATCGTCGCCCTGGCCGTCTTCTCCCTCGGGCGCTGCCTGTGCTCGATCTCCTCCAAGGACGTGCAGGGCCGCACCGTGCCGAAGGGGGAACGCGGCCAGATCAACGGCCTCGCCACGACCGCCTCCGGGTTCGTCGCGATCACCCTCGGCCTCGGGGTGCGCAGCGTCGGCGGCGGCGATGTCGAGGCGTCCCAGCTGGCCTGGCTGCTCGCGGCGGGTGCGCTGCTGTGGACACTCGTCGCGGCGGTGTACATCACCATCCGCGAACCCGCCGACGACAGCGACGCACCGGCGCTCCACGGCACGGACGACGAGCCGAACTGGTTCGTCCAGACCTTCTCGATGCTGCGCCGCGACAAGGCCTTCCGCACCTTCGTCACCGTACGCAGCTTCCTGCTCGTCTCGGCGCTGAGCCCGCCCTTCATCGTCCTGCTGTCGGTGCGCTCCGGCACGGAAGGCCTCGGCGGGCTGGGGGGTTTCATCCTCGCCTCGGGTGTGGCGGCCCTGCTCGGCGGGCGTATCTTCGGCCGTCTGGCCGACCGTTCCAGCAAGCGGTTGATGGCCGGCGGAGCGGCCCTCGCCTCGATGATCATCATCGTGCTCGTGCTGGCCGTCACCGTCCTGGACATCGCCGACGGGTCGCTGCTGGCCTACGTGCTCTTCGTCGGCAGCTACTTCCTGCTCACCCTGACCCACACCGGCGTCCGCGTGGGCCGCAAGACCTACATCGTCGACATGGCCGACGGCGACCAGCGCACCACCTACGTCGCGGTGTCCAACTCCGCGATGGGTCTGGTCCTGCTCGTGGTCGGCGCCCTCAGCTCCGCCCTGGCGACCCTCGGCATCATCTGGGCGCTGCTCTTCCTCGCCGCCCTCGGCCTCCTGGGGGTCGTTGCCTCCGCTCGCCTGCCGGAGGTCTCCCGGGGCTAGACCGCACTGCGCCCGCCCGTAGGCTTGGGCACCCGACGACGGCGAAGGAGCCAAGGATGAGCGGCAACACCCGGGACATCGAGGAGGGCGTCCACCAGGACTTCCGCGAGGAGATGTCCTACAGCTCCTACCTGGCCCTCGACACCCTGCTCGACGCGCAACGCCCGATCAGCGTCCCGGAGCACCACGACGAGATGCTCTTCATCATCCAGCACCAGACCTCCGAGCTGTGGCTCAAGCTCGTCCTGCACGAGACCCGCTCGGCCATGGCGCTGCTCGCGGCCGACGAGATGCGCATGGCGCTGAAGCGGGTCGCCCGGGTGAAGCACATCCAGCGCACCCTGACCGACCAGTGGTCGGTGCTGGCCACGCTGACACCCAACGAGTACCAGGAGCTGCGCCCGCACCTGGGCCACGCCTCGGGCTTCCAGTCCTGGCAGTACCGCGCCGTCGAGTTCGCCCTGGGCAACAAGCACCCCGGCATGCTCCGGGTCTTCGCCGACGACCCGGATGCCCAGGCCGTACTCGCCGAGCTGCTTGCGGCGCCGAGTCTCTACGACGAGTTCCTGAGGTGCCTGGCGCGCCGCGGCTACGCGATCCCCGAGCGGGTGCTCACCCGTGACGTCACCCGCGCCCACGAGCTCGACCCGGAGCTGACTGCCCTCTTCTCCCACATCTACGAGTACGCCGAGGACAACTGGGACGTCTACGAGGCCTGCGAGGAGCTGGTCGACCTCGAGGACAACTTCCAGCTGTGGCGCTTCCGCCACCTGAAGACGGTCCAGCGCATCATCGGCATGAAGCGGGGCACCGGCGGCAGCTCCGGCGTCGGCTTCCTGCAGAAGGCCCTCGACCTGACCTTCTTCCCCGAGCTGTTCGCGCTGCGCACGCAGGTCGGGGCATGAGCACCCTGCGCTCCCGTGCCGCGCAGCTGGACGCCGCCGACCCGCTGGCTGCCTGCCGGGAGGAGTTCCTGCCGGCCGAGGGCCTGGTCGCCTATCTCGACGGCAACTCGCTCGGGCGCCCCCTTCGCGCCACCGCGCAGCGGCTCGAGCGCCTCGTGCGCCACGACTGGGGCACCCGGCTCATCCGCTCGTGGGACGAGCAGTGGATGGAGCTGCCGCTGCGCCTGGGCGACCGGATCGGGCAGGTCTGCCTCGGTGCGGCCCCCGGCCAGAGCGTCGTCGGCGACTCGACGACGGTGATGCTCTACAAGCTGCTGCGGGCGGCCGTCACCGCCGCTGGACCGCAGCGCCCGCAGATCGTCCTCGACACGGAGAACTTCCCCACCGACCGCTATGTCGCCGAGGGCATCGCTGCCGAGACCGGAGCCGAGCTGGTCTGGCTGGAGCCGGACCCGGCGAAGGGGGTCACCCCCGACGTCGTCGCCGGCGCCCTCACCGAGCGCACCGGGGTGGTCCTCCTCTCGCACGTCGCGTACAAGTCGGCCTGGGTCGCCGACCTGCCGGCGATCACCGCCCTCGTCCACGGCGCGGGCGCGCTCGTCCTGTGGGACCTGTGCCACTCGGTCGGGGTGCTCCCGAGCGACCTCGACGCCCACGACGTCGACCTCGCCGTGGGCTGCAGCTACAAGTTCCTCGGCGGCGGCCCGGGGGCACCCGCGTTCGGGTACGTCGCCGAGCGCCACCAGGAGCAGCTGAGCCAACCCATCCAGGGGTGGATGGGTCACGCCGAGCCCTTCGTCATGGGACCGGGGTACCGGGCCGGCACGGGCATGCGTGCCTTCATCTCCGGGACGCCGTCGGTGCTCGGGATGGCCGGCATCGAGGACACCGTCGACCTCATCGAGCGCGTCGGCCTGGACCGGGTGCACACCAAGGCGAGCGCGCTGGGGCGGTTCGTCATCGACAGTGTCGACGAGATCCTGGCCGACCACGGGGTGCGGGTGGTCTCGCCACGCGAGGACGATCGTCGCGGCGCGCACGTGACGATCGGGCACCCGCGCTTCCGTGAGGTCACCCGCGAGCTGTGGTCGCAGGACGTCATCCCCGACTTCCGTGAGCCCGACGGGATCCGGCTCGGGCTGTCGCC from Janibacter cremeus includes these protein-coding regions:
- a CDS encoding MFS transporter, producing MSTTERIHQRLIRRDAEAEQALPEAVRRNVPRNSLRLVLANALQSSGDQTINASTVLPWLFHVLGVPPALTGVLVPIRESGSMLPQALLTPLILRVRRRKHVFVAGALVQSASVAVIAGTAALGHGLSAGVVIIVALAVFSLGRCLCSISSKDVQGRTVPKGERGQINGLATTASGFVAITLGLGVRSVGGGDVEASQLAWLLAAGALLWTLVAAVYITIREPADDSDAPALHGTDDEPNWFVQTFSMLRRDKAFRTFVTVRSFLLVSALSPPFIVLLSVRSGTEGLGGLGGFILASGVAALLGGRIFGRLADRSSKRLMAGGAALASMIIIVLVLAVTVLDIADGSLLAYVLFVGSYFLLTLTHTGVRVGRKTYIVDMADGDQRTTYVAVSNSAMGLVLLVVGALSSALATLGIIWALLFLAALGLLGVVASARLPEVSRG
- a CDS encoding helix-turn-helix transcriptional regulator, with product MTQHEAGSQLARALRGEWPFTSRDAELDLITALLEETPHEPAGPRGAVVVAPAGVGKTRLLREVRWWAQAQGLPTSSVIATRAASRTPYGAVLHLLPEGVADQPDTNGWHSSFSAQMRAAGRKTVVLVDDAHHLDQATAALLLQLSLDGVATPVVTVRRGESVPDPVTALWKEDLALRVDLQPLSTTEMGDLIRRSLGAPVSARTVARLTKVSGGNVLYARELVMAAAERGSLQTRDGAWMWDEEVVLAPRLVDAVWARLETLDPVQRHALAAVAVGEPLPLTVAEVIAATEVLSSLEEIGLVSVDDSDGRGVLRLGHPLYGEVLVARIGTIGRRRLVGDLAEAFDAADSRDAEASLVRVVTWRLEAGREQSRETLLDAASRANQVFAHPLAARLARAALEAGDADPAGRAPAVIELGRALVGRNRAEEALPLLTQVEDAVLASRDPQLVDDYIEVRFRAKYFGLGHVEDVEALLDRIGATVGPTMGGDRTTSRAERLAPYRASVAIGRGRPREALAIVEPLLERSDLPALHRLMVLEIAGQALGQLGLHQRGAQVWDRLRQFPVGATARASGAGAEADLQAAFSGMLDGRMTDVLPGVTAVHAAMSDSPDVVNRGLACLALGRCLLHVGRLAQARAVLLDAVEDFRTVDLGESLSWALTLLSQTAALSHQPERARRRRDEARVARRGSGPAGQAGDAVMADVWLKVAEGDRTAAAAIALAGAQQYPQLELSRAGLLHLACRLGERGGEVTTSLRRIADRAECEYPSLLADHADAMRTGDRQGLEQVAERFAERGLVPLAVEAATQAARAHRAVGSGDGARRMAGRAQVLARQIDGGVGQTLAPQEPIIELSRREQEVARLAATGLSNAAIAQQLVVSVRTVESHLYQVFAKLGIASRSDLVRYLPPS
- a CDS encoding urea carboxylase-associated family protein, which produces MSLTDAAYQCEPGGPLDVDRDLYGRIGAMTHGRELVDSFVVPIRSGRAWEVPAGHVCRIVTIEGPQVADLNLWNRHDPRERLWASRTRQLQSAHVSTFDRLWSTLPFLRPLVTITGDSLQDYGVDDEGGRVHDLLGTRCDPYVNQMLNDVPFDYHCHSNLTRAVRPWHLTEFDVHDVLNVFQCTGLNERDEYFMKTCPASKGDYFEFFAEIDVLAALSTCPGGDLSVPMFGPHAGDAESVCRPLGIEVYSVPDEALAGWQPPQRAAYAQDHGMAAQPWR
- a CDS encoding kynureninase, with translation MSTLRSRAAQLDAADPLAACREEFLPAEGLVAYLDGNSLGRPLRATAQRLERLVRHDWGTRLIRSWDEQWMELPLRLGDRIGQVCLGAAPGQSVVGDSTTVMLYKLLRAAVTAAGPQRPQIVLDTENFPTDRYVAEGIAAETGAELVWLEPDPAKGVTPDVVAGALTERTGVVLLSHVAYKSAWVADLPAITALVHGAGALVLWDLCHSVGVLPSDLDAHDVDLAVGCSYKFLGGGPGAPAFGYVAERHQEQLSQPIQGWMGHAEPFVMGPGYRAGTGMRAFISGTPSVLGMAGIEDTVDLIERVGLDRVHTKASALGRFVIDSVDEILADHGVRVVSPREDDRRGAHVTIGHPRFREVTRELWSQDVIPDFREPDGIRLGLSPLSTSYAEVAEALVAIEGLLSRG
- a CDS encoding cob(I)yrinic acid a,c-diamide adenosyltransferase, with product MSGDASRIYTKTGDDGTTGRLFGGRVGKDDPLVQACGDIDEAVGALGIARAELEPGTDLAELTLANQRRLFVVAADLMANPHARDRLEPGTSLVDADLVGAVEADIDTLVEQHPLKPVFIVPGATRASAAFDLARGVVRRAERHAVAAARAGQAVSDPVLLTLNRMSDLVYVLARASAGDAEAPSHE
- the kynA gene encoding tryptophan 2,3-dioxygenase, which gives rise to MSGNTRDIEEGVHQDFREEMSYSSYLALDTLLDAQRPISVPEHHDEMLFIIQHQTSELWLKLVLHETRSAMALLAADEMRMALKRVARVKHIQRTLTDQWSVLATLTPNEYQELRPHLGHASGFQSWQYRAVEFALGNKHPGMLRVFADDPDAQAVLAELLAAPSLYDEFLRCLARRGYAIPERVLTRDVTRAHELDPELTALFSHIYEYAEDNWDVYEACEELVDLEDNFQLWRFRHLKTVQRIIGMKRGTGGSSGVGFLQKALDLTFFPELFALRTQVGA
- a CDS encoding FAD-binding oxidoreductase; the encoded protein is MPLAPLPDEDVEFALTGRRWCTPVVAGLTLQPLEARINFVPGQYVLLQDQERRVPVRSYSVANAPREDATLDVLVTAVPDGPTSTWLARDAAVGDRLLVSGPYGTFVADPDHAGPTLYLAGGSGLAPALSLVEAAVARGATQDPDPARRHTLLFCGRTHQDVIHHERLTRLAAEQPGLDYVRTLTRVADGGAPAPLGRVPAVLPSLVEDLSEHAVYVSGAPGFVDACTRAAQDLGARPGRLHTEEFYAEPIPWHGD